A section of the Archaeoglobus neptunius genome encodes:
- a CDS encoding (Fe-S)-binding protein, producing the protein MALNPMDIYKLLPKTNCKKCGEATCMSFAFKILNREKKLEECIPLYEDKKYERQRKKLEEMLKPLEEATETGLIVDESLCVGCGNCVVVCPVHVEKDPKGAAVGSGITIDDPILRVEDGVVKVVNMQACRRYGKNRVLCVVCRENCPTDAIRFLEG; encoded by the coding sequence ATGGCGCTAAATCCGATGGATATTTACAAGCTTCTTCCAAAAACGAACTGCAAAAAATGTGGGGAAGCAACATGCATGAGCTTCGCATTCAAAATTCTGAACAGGGAGAAAAAGCTTGAAGAATGCATTCCGCTTTACGAGGACAAAAAGTACGAGAGGCAGAGAAAGAAGCTGGAGGAGATGCTAAAACCTTTGGAAGAGGCAACTGAGACCGGGCTCATTGTGGACGAGAGTCTGTGCGTAGGTTGTGGAAACTGTGTCGTTGTCTGCCCAGTTCATGTTGAGAAGGATCCGAAGGGGGCTGCAGTTGGGAGTGGAATAACGATTGACGATCCAATACTCAGGGTCGAGGATGGAGTTGTAAAGGTTGTGAACATGCAGGCATGCAGGAGATACGGTAAGAACAGGGTCTTGTGTGTTGTCTGCAGGGAGAACTGTCCGACAGATGCAATAAGATTTCTGGAGGGATGA
- a CDS encoding DegT/DnrJ/EryC1/StrS family aminotransferase, producing the protein MINKIPISKPFIDDEEIEGVVNVLKSGMIAQGDVVREFEEKFSGYIGSDFAVAVSNGTVALDVALKAWGIGEGDEVITTPFTFIATSNSILFQKAKPVFADIEADTYNINPDDVLEKISPKTKAIIGVHLFGHPFDVKAIMDICEDHDLILIEDSAQAHGAEFRGKKVGSFGTGCFSFYATKNITTGEGGMITTSDKKIAEKCRLLRSHGEASKYNHLLLGYNFRMTNIQAAIGLAQLEKLDRLNEMRRRNAEFLNRNIKVEGLVKPVEMKGMKHVYHQYVVRVEEEFPMKRDEFAEFLTSKGIGNAVHYPAPIYKQPLYIKLGFGDVRCPVAEEVSSRVLSLPVHPGVGEEQLRYIAETINSVS; encoded by the coding sequence ATGATAAATAAGATTCCAATATCTAAACCATTTATAGATGATGAGGAAATCGAAGGAGTTGTGAACGTCCTTAAATCCGGCATGATTGCTCAGGGTGATGTTGTCAGAGAGTTTGAGGAAAAGTTCTCCGGTTATATCGGTTCTGATTTCGCCGTTGCGGTGAGTAACGGAACAGTTGCGCTTGACGTTGCTCTAAAGGCATGGGGTATTGGCGAGGGGGATGAAGTGATAACCACGCCGTTTACCTTCATAGCAACATCCAATTCTATTTTATTTCAGAAAGCCAAGCCCGTTTTTGCGGACATTGAAGCGGACACCTATAACATAAACCCTGATGACGTGCTGGAAAAGATATCCCCGAAGACGAAGGCGATAATAGGGGTACATTTATTTGGTCATCCCTTTGACGTTAAGGCTATAATGGACATCTGTGAGGATCACGATTTGATTCTTATCGAGGATTCTGCACAGGCTCACGGGGCGGAGTTCAGGGGCAAAAAGGTAGGAAGCTTTGGAACCGGATGTTTTTCTTTCTATGCAACGAAAAACATAACCACTGGGGAGGGAGGGATGATTACAACTTCAGACAAAAAAATTGCAGAAAAATGCAGACTGCTACGCAGTCATGGCGAGGCTTCCAAGTACAATCATCTCCTTCTCGGTTACAATTTCAGAATGACCAATATTCAGGCAGCAATCGGTCTGGCACAGCTTGAAAAGCTGGACAGGTTAAACGAAATGCGAAGAAGGAATGCGGAGTTTCTGAACAGGAACATCAAAGTAGAGGGACTGGTAAAACCGGTGGAAATGAAGGGAATGAAGCATGTTTATCACCAGTATGTTGTAAGGGTGGAAGAGGAATTTCCAATGAAGAGAGATGAATTTGCAGAGTTTTTGACGAGTAAAGGTATTGGAAATGCAGTCCACTACCCGGCTCCCATCTACAAGCAACCACTCTACATTAAGCTCGGATTCGGGGATGTGAGATGTCCTGTCGCTGAGGAGGTTTCATCCAGGGTTCTGAGCCTGCCAGTCCATCCCGGAGTCGGTGAAGAACAGCTCAGGTATATTGCGGAAACAATCAACTCAGTTTCTTGA
- a CDS encoding VanZ family protein — MAKKYLFVIVSFIYAVMIFYLSSISSPPNPVPSSLFLFLHRKMVELGVEFLGIPFYFVYRYPDKFAHMMLYMGFGLVLNPAIRSTVGRQPELLSIIIGAIYGASDEYHQSFVPYRSASTSDLMADVAGLVLSQILLIAVGRLRVAK; from the coding sequence ATGGCCAAAAAGTACCTGTTTGTGATTGTATCTTTTATATATGCAGTTATGATATTCTATCTGTCTTCGATTTCTTCTCCTCCAAACCCCGTTCCTTCGAGCCTCTTTTTGTTTTTGCACCGGAAAATGGTTGAATTGGGTGTCGAGTTTCTGGGCATTCCTTTTTATTTTGTGTATCGCTATCCCGACAAGTTCGCTCATATGATGCTGTACATGGGATTCGGTCTCGTTCTCAACCCGGCCATAAGATCGACCGTGGGGAGGCAACCGGAGCTGCTTTCGATCATAATCGGTGCGATTTATGGAGCAAGCGATGAGTACCACCAGAGTTTTGTTCCGTACAGGTCTGCAAGCACGTCTGATTTAATGGCAGATGTGGCTGGACTGGTTCTGTCGCAAATCCTGCTGATAGCTGTGGGGAGACTGAGGGTGGCAAAATGA
- a CDS encoding nucleotide sugar dehydrogenase produces MVMASVIGLGKAGLPLAATIAESGIKVVGIDVDEEKCRMINQGMNPIPEEKGLDELIKKHGGKNLIATTDYWDAERCNLFIVIVPLFVDSLHNPDFSIMESAFRSVGRVIKEGDVVVLETTVPPLTTETIVRRWLEEESGLKLGQFYLAHSPERIMTGYSLSRLREFPKVIGGVDRKSGEMAYDLYKKFIPNLHLVSNARTAEFIKVIEGCYRDVNIALANELLKIAEEIGVDFYEARKYANHEYCHIHLPSTGVGGHCIPVYPWFLIKEMEKREKFEKARLLRTAREVNDEMIDYWIEKLVLECLKVDKPLSEVKICIRGITFREGVKETYHSRALAIVQRLREKGLNVGAFDEMFSPKELEEMGISPMKPEDADIVFDTFNLKFHTRA; encoded by the coding sequence ATGGTGATGGCTTCAGTGATCGGGCTGGGAAAGGCTGGATTGCCGCTGGCTGCAACGATAGCCGAGAGCGGGATAAAGGTGGTCGGGATTGACGTCGATGAAGAGAAATGCAGGATGATAAATCAGGGAATGAATCCGATTCCAGAGGAGAAAGGTTTGGACGAACTGATAAAAAAGCACGGGGGTAAAAACCTGATAGCCACCACAGATTACTGGGATGCAGAACGGTGCAATCTTTTCATAGTTATTGTGCCGCTCTTCGTTGATTCACTCCATAATCCAGACTTTTCGATCATGGAATCGGCTTTCAGGTCCGTTGGGAGAGTGATAAAGGAAGGTGACGTGGTGGTGCTGGAGACCACCGTCCCGCCTCTGACAACCGAAACCATCGTCAGGAGATGGCTGGAAGAGGAAAGCGGATTGAAACTTGGCCAGTTTTACCTTGCGCACTCTCCAGAAAGGATAATGACGGGATACAGTTTATCCAGACTCAGAGAGTTTCCGAAAGTAATCGGAGGTGTGGACAGAAAGAGTGGAGAAATGGCGTACGATCTGTATAAGAAGTTCATTCCCAATCTCCATCTGGTCTCCAATGCGAGAACAGCGGAATTCATAAAGGTGATCGAAGGCTGTTACAGAGATGTGAATATCGCTCTGGCGAATGAGCTTCTTAAGATAGCAGAGGAAATCGGTGTTGACTTTTACGAGGCCAGGAAATATGCAAATCACGAGTACTGCCACATCCACCTACCATCGACGGGAGTGGGGGGACACTGTATTCCTGTGTATCCATGGTTTTTAATTAAGGAGATGGAGAAGAGAGAAAAATTTGAAAAGGCCAGACTGCTGAGAACCGCCAGAGAGGTAAATGACGAGATGATTGATTACTGGATAGAGAAGCTGGTTCTGGAGTGTTTGAAGGTTGATAAGCCATTGAGCGAAGTGAAAATCTGCATCAGGGGTATTACATTCAGGGAGGGTGTTAAGGAAACGTATCACAGCAGGGCTCTGGCCATAGTTCAGCGTTTGAGAGAAAAGGGTCTGAATGTCGGGGCTTTTGACGAGATGTTCAGTCCGAAGGAGCTGGAAGAAATGGGAATTTCTCCTATGAAACCCGAGGATGCTGATATTGTATTCGATACATTCAATCTGAAATTTCATACGAGGGCGTAA
- a CDS encoding molybdopterin dinucleotide binding domain-containing protein: MMRFSKFLKVEAEIVVARQSLVMDETKKSVEPVIFFHPEFAKRSGVKEGDVVEVEANSRVVRLKAKISENAPENGAIIPNGIFASYLASFDGFKKFKANIEVTEGEPSSVEEILGKIKS; the protein is encoded by the coding sequence ATGATGCGTTTTTCCAAGTTTCTGAAAGTTGAGGCCGAAATCGTTGTTGCAAGGCAGTCACTGGTAATGGATGAAACAAAAAAGTCTGTAGAGCCGGTAATTTTCTTCCATCCAGAGTTTGCCAAGAGGAGCGGAGTGAAAGAAGGGGATGTGGTTGAAGTTGAGGCCAACAGCAGGGTTGTGAGGCTAAAGGCAAAAATTTCAGAAAACGCTCCTGAGAATGGTGCCATTATCCCGAACGGCATATTTGCAAGCTATCTGGCAAGCTTTGATGGCTTCAAGAAGTTCAAGGCAAACATAGAGGTGACTGAGGGTGAGCCGAGCAGTGTTGAAGAGATACTCGGCAAGATAAAATCCTAA
- the coaBC gene encoding bifunctional phosphopantothenoylcysteine decarboxylase/phosphopantothenate--cysteine ligase CoaBC: protein MHLERIRGKRSRKLEGKKVVLGVTGSIAAVECVKLARELIRRGADVTAVMSKAAKKIIHPYSLEFATGKKVITEITGSIEHVNLLGVDGEADLYLIAPATANTLSKIAQGIDDTPVTTFATTALGSGKPIIIVPAMHEAMMRNRAVLENLQKLVNMGVEFVQPRVEEGKAKFPDIETICLHVERELYPKEFSGKRVIVTSGPTYEQLDPIRFISNRSSGRMGKEIALELWRRGADVVYITSKLTGLRLPLFREVFVWSVDDMMNAVLREIESGCDLFVSAAAASDFTAEMEERKIKTAPELVLRLKETPKIIKEVRKVYKGDIIGFKAETGLSDEELLRVAMEKMECDKLSMVVANDVLERGMGTEDTRVLILTEKRQDWVEGHKLGVAEKIVQAYIEDCL from the coding sequence GTGCATCTGGAAAGGATAAGGGGAAAGAGAAGCAGAAAACTTGAAGGAAAGAAGGTGGTACTTGGAGTTACGGGCAGTATAGCTGCTGTCGAGTGTGTTAAGCTTGCAAGAGAGCTGATAAGAAGGGGGGCTGACGTTACTGCCGTTATGAGCAAGGCGGCAAAAAAGATCATTCATCCATACTCGCTGGAATTTGCAACAGGTAAGAAAGTTATTACAGAAATTACTGGCAGTATTGAGCACGTCAACCTTCTTGGGGTTGACGGTGAGGCAGATCTGTATCTGATAGCTCCCGCTACGGCCAACACTCTGTCCAAGATTGCTCAGGGAATAGACGACACACCCGTAACAACCTTTGCAACAACCGCCCTGGGTTCGGGAAAGCCAATCATCATCGTTCCGGCGATGCACGAGGCGATGATGCGGAACAGAGCCGTTCTTGAAAATCTCCAGAAGCTCGTAAACATGGGCGTGGAATTCGTTCAGCCCAGGGTCGAGGAAGGGAAGGCAAAGTTCCCTGATATCGAGACAATCTGCCTCCATGTGGAGAGGGAGCTTTATCCGAAAGAATTCAGTGGAAAGAGGGTTATAGTTACCTCTGGTCCGACCTATGAGCAGTTGGACCCGATAAGGTTTATCAGCAATAGAAGCTCCGGAAGGATGGGAAAGGAGATAGCACTCGAACTCTGGAGAAGGGGGGCGGATGTTGTTTACATAACCTCAAAACTGACGGGTCTGAGACTTCCGCTGTTCAGAGAGGTATTCGTCTGGTCGGTTGATGATATGATGAACGCTGTTTTGCGGGAAATTGAGAGCGGATGTGACCTCTTCGTCTCTGCGGCTGCGGCATCAGACTTTACAGCGGAGATGGAGGAAAGGAAGATTAAGACGGCTCCCGAACTTGTACTCAGGCTTAAAGAAACTCCAAAAATAATAAAGGAAGTTAGGAAGGTTTACAAAGGAGACATAATAGGGTTTAAGGCAGAGACGGGGTTGAGTGACGAAGAGCTCCTCAGGGTTGCGATGGAAAAAATGGAGTGCGACAAACTCTCAATGGTCGTTGCAAATGATGTGCTGGAGAGAGGTATGGGTACTGAGGACACCAGAGTACTTATCTTAACAGAAAAAAGACAGGATTGGGTTGAAGGACACAAGCTCGGTGTTGCGGAGAAGATAGTTCAGGCATATATTGAAGATTGCCTATGA
- a CDS encoding MraY family glycosyltransferase, producing MENSGVYLLIAISFLLSVIVVSAQIRKFRKVGLLAPDYYKPDLRKVPTGGGISILIVLSAVFSLVYILNSFWSNSILPPITRLDWKALIVICFFGLFGLLDDYADVGRITKIILTFSFSLPLAIEVSTGSIFLPYLGLVFLGIFYWLIVIPMYIMVTSNLVNMHSGFNGMAVGLTSIIIAFLLIKSILSGRDTVFTLATMLGVLLGLLWYNRYPSRIFEGNVGALSMGAAIGASIVANGFLVSGFIMLVPHVVNFLMYVYWRLMRKLHPEDPRWESVKFGKVREDGTIEVPNSLTLKWVLPHRFRMKEWQIVLAMYSLTFIFCIFGLFVDY from the coding sequence ATGGAGAATTCGGGAGTTTACCTGCTGATTGCGATTTCTTTCTTACTCTCCGTTATCGTGGTTTCGGCGCAAATAAGGAAGTTCAGAAAAGTTGGACTGCTTGCTCCGGATTACTATAAACCAGATTTGAGAAAGGTACCAACGGGTGGTGGCATTTCGATACTCATTGTCCTGTCTGCAGTCTTTTCTCTTGTTTACATCTTAAACAGTTTCTGGAGCAACTCCATTTTACCCCCAATAACCCGGCTTGACTGGAAGGCATTGATTGTAATATGTTTTTTCGGACTTTTTGGGCTGCTCGATGACTATGCGGATGTTGGGAGAATAACGAAGATAATTTTGACGTTCTCCTTCTCTCTGCCCCTTGCAATTGAGGTTAGTACCGGCAGCATATTTCTGCCATATCTCGGCCTGGTATTCCTTGGAATCTTTTACTGGCTGATCGTCATTCCAATGTATATAATGGTTACTTCAAACCTCGTTAACATGCATTCTGGATTCAACGGGATGGCAGTTGGCCTTACGTCGATAATTATCGCTTTTTTACTGATTAAATCAATTTTATCCGGTCGTGATACTGTTTTTACACTTGCAACAATGCTGGGGGTGTTGCTGGGATTGCTGTGGTACAACAGATATCCGTCGAGGATATTTGAGGGTAATGTCGGGGCTCTATCAATGGGTGCGGCCATTGGAGCCAGCATCGTAGCTAACGGATTTCTGGTGTCAGGCTTTATTATGCTTGTACCCCACGTGGTTAATTTTTTGATGTACGTTTACTGGAGGCTGATGCGGAAGCTGCATCCGGAAGACCCAAGATGGGAATCTGTAAAATTTGGGAAAGTGCGGGAGGATGGAACGATTGAGGTACCGAACTCCCTCACCCTTAAATGGGTGCTGCCACATCGATTTAGAATGAAAGAATGGCAGATCGTGCTGGCTATGTATTCCCTGACATTCATTTTTTGCATTTTTGGTCTGTTTGTTGATTACTGA
- a CDS encoding DUF1616 domain-containing protein, which yields MILQFFRIVFGLAFLFFVPGFAFSLILFPKKEDLTLTMRLGLSGALSVVFDVLVTLFIDLVLHIPTTPVNILVALLTFTMICLAVWRLEILILTRKHQEGEPLIQK from the coding sequence ATGATTTTGCAGTTTTTCAGAATAGTTTTTGGATTGGCATTTCTGTTTTTCGTTCCGGGCTTTGCCTTCAGCCTCATACTGTTTCCAAAAAAGGAAGATTTGACCTTGACGATGAGATTGGGACTTTCAGGAGCCTTAAGCGTTGTATTCGATGTGCTGGTTACTCTATTCATCGATCTGGTTTTGCACATACCCACAACCCCTGTGAATATACTTGTGGCTCTCCTGACCTTCACTATGATCTGCCTGGCTGTTTGGAGACTGGAAATCTTGATTCTCACGAGAAAACATCAGGAAGGAGAGCCTCTAATCCAGAAATGA
- a CDS encoding carbon-nitrogen hydrolase family protein, which produces MRNRIGVAAVQCRIGDLDSASRVAEIAVENGAEILLFPEYFSYATLSLETLEETLKFLKSISSEFGVVASGNGVVDDGGYRNRSYLYDDGELVGWQDKIHPTRVERQLGILSGTKLEVFEVRDVRISTLVCADILYPELCRVAALKGVEIVLNPVVSFKRSELPGTEYRYCLYFTRSFDNAYAIVKAGGFGRTFTGSEAVGRSLISTFDGIIAKYKNEQDEEAVVGDVELDRIREYKEINYSLTDRNVKAYEDLLS; this is translated from the coding sequence ATGAGGAACAGGATAGGAGTTGCTGCAGTTCAGTGCAGAATTGGAGATCTTGACAGTGCTTCCAGAGTTGCAGAAATTGCGGTAGAGAATGGAGCAGAGATCCTGCTGTTTCCCGAATACTTTTCTTACGCCACACTTTCACTCGAAACGCTTGAAGAAACACTCAAATTTCTGAAGAGCATCAGTTCTGAATTTGGAGTAGTTGCTTCTGGAAACGGGGTTGTTGATGATGGGGGATATAGAAACAGATCGTATCTCTACGACGACGGAGAGCTTGTGGGCTGGCAGGACAAGATTCATCCCACAAGGGTGGAGAGGCAGCTTGGAATTTTGAGCGGGACGAAACTGGAGGTTTTTGAAGTTAGAGATGTGAGAATCAGCACACTGGTGTGTGCCGACATCCTCTATCCTGAACTCTGTAGAGTAGCAGCACTCAAAGGCGTTGAAATTGTTCTGAATCCTGTAGTGTCATTCAAACGCTCAGAGCTTCCCGGAACGGAGTACAGATACTGTCTCTATTTCACACGCTCATTTGACAACGCCTATGCCATAGTAAAGGCGGGCGGATTCGGAAGAACCTTTACCGGAAGTGAGGCTGTTGGAAGAAGCCTGATCTCAACGTTTGACGGAATTATTGCGAAATACAAAAATGAGCAGGATGAGGAGGCTGTCGTGGGCGATGTGGAGCTTGACAGGATAAGGGAGTACAAGGAAATAAACTACTCCCTGACAGACAGGAACGTCAAAGCGTATGAGGACTTGCTGAGCTGA
- a CDS encoding pantoate kinase: MIFVPASITCIFSPQVSDSPRNSGSIGVGFTVNLGVKAYKSEKTRINGEDWSFPTIDYVVERAGLEGADITADLPFGCGFGMSGAAALATAVLSGIPYIQAADLAHEAEVLNLTGLGDVVTQTFGGIVVRKNAACPSLASIERFCFDAILDFVVMGEISTRDIISDDIHRKKIGESGKKWVKEFLKRPTLENLFSCSRNFASETGLLDCVSDAVEAVESSGGMAGMVMLGKTVFAVNGFEALKEFGEPFKAKLDGCGVRRIK; encoded by the coding sequence ATGATTTTTGTCCCCGCCAGCATAACCTGTATTTTTTCTCCTCAGGTTTCGGACAGCCCGAGAAACTCGGGCAGCATCGGTGTTGGATTTACAGTAAATCTCGGTGTAAAAGCATACAAATCGGAAAAAACAAGAATAAACGGTGAGGATTGGAGCTTTCCTACAATAGATTATGTTGTGGAGAGGGCAGGACTCGAGGGTGCCGATATCACTGCTGACCTGCCATTTGGATGCGGGTTCGGAATGAGCGGAGCGGCAGCTCTGGCAACTGCTGTTCTGTCCGGCATCCCTTACATACAGGCTGCTGATCTTGCTCATGAAGCGGAGGTGCTGAATCTCACCGGACTTGGAGATGTGGTTACCCAGACCTTTGGTGGCATTGTGGTCAGGAAAAACGCTGCCTGTCCATCGCTTGCGAGTATAGAGAGATTCTGCTTTGATGCCATTCTTGATTTCGTTGTAATGGGTGAGATCTCCACGAGAGACATCATTTCTGATGATATTCACAGGAAAAAGATCGGTGAGTCCGGTAAAAAGTGGGTGAAGGAGTTTCTGAAGAGACCCACTCTCGAGAACCTGTTTTCATGCTCCAGAAACTTTGCTTCTGAGACGGGATTGCTGGATTGTGTATCTGATGCTGTCGAGGCAGTGGAGAGCTCGGGTGGGATGGCAGGGATGGTGATGCTTGGGAAGACGGTTTTCGCAGTTAACGGTTTTGAGGCCCTCAAAGAGTTTGGAGAACCTTTTAAGGCAAAACTGGATGGTTGCGGTGTGAGGAGGATTAAATGA
- a CDS encoding UbiA prenyltransferase family protein, producing the protein MVVVSNGILTSRYVRLLRPVAWFCFLLPYAAGFMFGVTPETNCFNVLFGFASFAFWMSFSFTINALYDREVDRLHDGRVKDMNLSVQPLVTGEISVREAKILCAVFLALSLMFASLINADFFSAMLGANLIGYVYSAPPRFKALPLTDVICNALAAVLVFHAGLSIGNSDVPLAVYPAAFFLAATFYIPTAVSDYEFDKNAGLRNTPVFFGPDRVLRSLYPLSAITAAIWAYIPFVTQKIEIKIVSQLIILYTVAFTAVVNSRWDGRKLNVTPHLILTPFGMISALLIANGFAVMMGG; encoded by the coding sequence ATGGTTGTTGTTAGCAATGGTATTCTCACATCGAGGTACGTGAGGCTTTTAAGGCCTGTTGCCTGGTTCTGCTTTCTTCTACCTTATGCTGCGGGTTTCATGTTTGGAGTAACACCGGAAACGAACTGTTTTAATGTTCTTTTCGGCTTTGCATCCTTTGCATTCTGGATGAGCTTCAGCTTTACCATTAACGCCCTTTATGACAGAGAAGTTGACCGCCTTCATGATGGAAGAGTTAAGGACATGAACCTGTCAGTACAGCCGCTAGTCACAGGTGAGATTTCGGTGAGGGAAGCAAAAATTCTATGTGCTGTGTTTCTCGCCCTTTCTCTGATGTTTGCGTCTCTCATCAACGCTGACTTCTTCTCTGCCATGCTTGGAGCGAATTTGATTGGTTATGTTTATTCGGCTCCACCCCGATTTAAGGCATTGCCCCTGACTGATGTGATATGCAACGCTCTGGCAGCGGTACTTGTTTTCCATGCGGGGCTGAGTATCGGGAATTCAGACGTTCCTCTGGCTGTGTATCCGGCAGCATTCTTTCTTGCCGCTACTTTCTATATTCCCACTGCTGTATCTGACTACGAATTCGATAAAAATGCTGGATTGAGAAATACACCTGTCTTTTTCGGACCCGACAGGGTTCTCAGGTCTCTGTATCCTCTTTCGGCAATAACAGCAGCTATCTGGGCATACATACCATTTGTTACACAGAAAATAGAGATAAAGATCGTTTCTCAGCTTATAATTTTATACACGGTGGCCTTCACAGCGGTTGTTAACTCCAGATGGGATGGCAGAAAGCTGAACGTGACGCCTCATCTTATCCTGACCCCGTTTGGGATGATATCTGCCCTCCTCATTGCAAACGGATTTGCGGTGATGATGGGAGGATAG
- a CDS encoding formylmethanofuran dehydrogenase subunit B has product MICPGCSCLCDDIQIKNGRIFHACRRGEEIFSRYGENRARALVDGREVDVDTAIEKAVEILKDAENPAIYGLDTTVMEVQEIAVDVAEKLNGYIDDNSSFCLGELVEAVLKGDVPTTTLDEVRDNAYVIVYWGANPFHSLPRHMSRYSYYPRGAKRPRGYEEDRYLVVVDVRRSETAKLAKKNAKYIQVDNDEELVESFMRVVDGKAAKYAKEAGVIINEMKKADFNVILGGLGLKYGLRDLNRFVELVRKLNEVAKVYFIPAGFHANMRGFNETLFERTGAVNKYSFRDGKSDKEFAFTELLRNDRVDAALIVGTDPVYSLPYEISAKLGKIKTVVVDPRMSFTARVADVVIPSAVSGIEMSGTMVRSDGVRIKLEAMEEREINDLYIFRKIREGL; this is encoded by the coding sequence ATGATATGTCCGGGTTGTTCGTGTCTTTGTGATGATATTCAGATTAAGAATGGCAGGATTTTCCATGCCTGCAGGAGGGGGGAGGAGATCTTTTCCAGATACGGTGAGAACAGGGCCAGGGCGCTGGTTGATGGTAGAGAGGTTGATGTCGATACGGCGATAGAGAAGGCAGTCGAAATTCTCAAAGATGCCGAGAATCCTGCAATTTACGGATTGGATACAACTGTCATGGAGGTACAGGAAATTGCGGTTGATGTTGCGGAGAAACTGAATGGCTACATAGATGATAACTCATCCTTCTGCCTTGGTGAGCTTGTTGAGGCTGTTTTGAAGGGAGATGTACCAACAACGACACTTGACGAGGTCAGGGACAACGCCTATGTTATTGTTTACTGGGGGGCAAACCCCTTCCACAGCCTTCCGAGGCACATGTCGAGGTACAGCTACTATCCGAGAGGAGCGAAAAGGCCGCGCGGCTATGAGGAGGACAGGTATCTGGTTGTTGTTGACGTAAGAAGGAGTGAAACTGCGAAACTGGCAAAGAAGAATGCAAAATACATCCAGGTTGATAACGACGAGGAGCTCGTGGAGTCCTTCATGAGGGTTGTTGATGGCAAGGCGGCCAAATACGCAAAGGAAGCGGGAGTAATAATTAACGAGATGAAAAAGGCAGATTTCAATGTTATCCTCGGTGGACTCGGATTGAAATATGGACTCAGGGATCTGAACAGATTTGTGGAGTTGGTGAGGAAACTGAACGAGGTGGCAAAGGTTTACTTCATTCCTGCTGGCTTCCATGCAAATATGAGGGGGTTCAACGAAACCCTCTTTGAGAGGACAGGAGCTGTAAACAAATACAGCTTCAGGGATGGCAAGAGCGACAAAGAATTTGCTTTCACAGAACTCCTGAGGAACGATCGGGTTGATGCAGCTCTCATCGTCGGAACCGACCCCGTATACTCCCTGCCGTACGAGATTTCTGCAAAACTCGGCAAAATCAAGACTGTGGTCGTCGATCCAAGGATGAGCTTCACTGCCAGAGTTGCTGATGTCGTCATACCATCGGCCGTTTCTGGAATAGAGATGAGTGGAACTATGGTAAGGAGTGATGGTGTGAGGATTAAGCTTGAAGCGATGGAAGAGAGAGAGATAAACGACCTCTACATTTTCAGGAAGATTAGGGAGGGATTGTGA